TTACCAAACGGTTTCGTATGATCTCGGCAATACGGAAAGAGCGGAAAGGTTGTTGGGTCTTGATGAGCTGGGCTACGTTTATACCAGGATCGGCAATCCGACCGTGAGTGTTTTGGAACAGCGGGTAGCAGCTTTGGACAGGGGAAAAGGGGCGGTTGCGCTGGCTTCAGGGATGGCGGCAGTATCGTATACGCTGCTCAATCTGGCGGAGGGAGGCGGAAGAATTCTCACAACCCCCAGGCTGTACGGGGGAACTTTTGATGAACTAAAGAATTTATTCCCCAAATACGGGGTCAATATTGATTTTGTAGAAGATTCCGAGGATCCAGAGGCTTACCGGAAAGCCATCCGTCCGGATACCAAAGCGATTTTAATAGAATCCATCAGCAACCCGAATGCAACCCTGCTGGATATCGAAGCAATTGCTCAAATAGCGCATGAACATGATATTCCCCTGGTTGTTGATAATACCTTCGCAACCCCATATCTTCTCAATCCGTTTCAGTACGGCGCCGATATCATCATTTATTCTGCTACCAAAGCGCTGGGCGGACATGGGACCACCTTGGCAGGATTAATCGTAGAAAGCGGAAAATTCAACTGGGACAACGGCAAATTCCCTCAATTCCAGGAACCAGGGTATACGCTCAGGGAACGGAAAAGCGGACGGGAACGGACTATTTTAGAGGTATTCCCGGATAATCCGTTTACAAACAGGATCCGTCTGCTCTACCTTGCTTATTTCGGAGCGGCTTTAAGTCCGTTCGATGCTTTCCTGATTCTGCAAGGACTGGAAACCCTTTCGGAAAGAGTGGCAAAACAAGTGGCTAATACCGAAAAGATTATTAAATATTTGGAAAATCATGACAGGGTGAGCTGGGTGAGCCATCCTTCCGCCCAAAACAGCAAATATAAAGAACTGGCAGCCAGATATTTTCCCAAGGGGGCCGGTTCGGTCTTTACTTTCGGGTTTAAAGGGAGCCAGGAAGAGAGCGAAAAGTTCATCAATTCAGTGAAACTTTGGAATTACCATGCCAACGTCGGGGATGCCCGGTCCTTGATTATTAATTCTCCCAAAACCACGCATGGAGAATTAAATCCGCAGGAACAGGTTTTAGCAGGGATTCTTCCGGAAACAATCCGTCTTTCCGTCGGGTTGGAGGATGCGGCTGATCTGATTGCGGATCTGGATCAGGCTTTCAGCAAAGTATTTGAATAGGAAAAAAGAGTAAATAGGGTAGGAGAGGAAAGAAATGAAAAGATTTCATCAAGCCTTAGCTGTTTCCTTAGTGCTTGTCCTTATTTTCGCGCTAGCAGGCTGCTCGAGAGGTGCCAAACCGGCTGACAATAGCAATGCCCAGAGTACGGATACTGCCAAACAATATAAATACGGCAAACTGAAAATTCAGGCCCTGGGTGGCGCGGTCTGCGGAGCACCTGCTTATGTGGCCTATGAAAAGGGCTTTTTTGCGGAAGAAGGTTTCGATGTGGAACTGGTCAGCGGGACAATGGAAACAAATAAAACCGGACTGGCGACCGGCGAATTCACAGTGACGAATGGAGATTTTGTCTGGTTTACGTCAATTCAGCAAGGACTGGACTTAAGGGTTATCGGCGGACTGCATAAAGGCTGCATCCGCTTGGTTGTTCCTCCGGGATCCAGTATTAAGACGGCAGCCGATCTGAAAGGCAAAACCATCGGCGTGGATGAGATCGGCGGCGTTCCCATGGCGGTGGCGAGCGTGGTAGCCGCCAATGCGGGACTCGATCCGCAGAAAGATGTGAAGTGGCTGGCTTATCCCCTGGATCAATTGGAAGAATCGATTAAAAAGGGTGAAGTGGATGCCTTCGCGGCTTGGGATCCCTTTGGCAAGCTTGCTGAAGTGAACAGTAATTATACGGTGCTCTCCAGTATTTCCGAAGATCCGATCTTTAAGGGCAGGAGTTGCTGCTTCCTATATGCTTCAGGCAAAGAAGTGGATGCCAATCCGGAAAAAGTGAGGGCGATAGCCAGGGCCTATCAGAAGGCAACGGAGTGGATAGCCGCTCATCCGGAAGAAACGGCCAAACTGGAAATTGAAAAGAAATATGTAGCTGCCGATAATGCAGAGCTCGTTACCCAATTGATTAAAGACTATGATTTTAAGTACACAACGGCGCAAGCTAAAGATGATGTCAATTACTTTGTGAAGCAATTCAGCAAGACCGGGTTCCTGAAAAAAGATACCGATCCTGTTGCTTTTACCCAAAAAGTGTATTATGACGTTTTTGGTTCTTCCAAGTAAAACAATTCAGGGCCGGTTTTAACAAATTCCTGCCGAAGGCAGCAGCTGGTCGGGGGTTAAGCCTTGATTTGCTGCTGATTCCCGGCAGGGGCTCACTTTGTCAGGTATTCAGGTAGCGGAAAGGAAGTGTACAGTGAGCAAGCTTCAAGATCAAAAATCAATTCGTTTTCCTCAAGGGACAGTTAGAGAGTATTCCTGGAACATTTTACAGATTGTCTTATTTGCCGGTGCACTGCTGGTCAACTTGGTTATACCGTCAAAGCATATGGTCGATTTGTTTCCTTACCGTGTCGTCCTGGGGATATTCCTTCTTATTTTCCTTGTTCAAATCATTGTTTCTTTTTCTAATAATAACGTGAAAAGAAAAATTCAATACAGCGCCCAGTTTTATTGCGCTCTCGGTGTTGCTTTTATCCTTTGGGACCTGCTGACTGAAAAATTCAATTTGCTCCCCTTGCCTTTTTTCCCAAGCCTGGCGCAAATTATTCAGGTGATGGTGGAAGATGCTGCGACGCTGCTGCTGAGTACGGGGTACTCTATCAGGCTCCTGGTGATCGGTTTTGTTATTGGCTTATTGCTCGGCCTCATCACGGGAGTATTGATGGGATGGTACAAAAAATGGCATTACTGGCTTTTCCCGGGAATTAAGATTATTGGGGTGATTCCGGCAACTGCCTGGATACCCATTGTAATGATTATTTTTCCCTCAAGCTTCTATGCCAGCATTGCGCTGATTGTAATCAGCGTCTGGTTTCCTGTAGCGTTTATGACCAGCACCGGGATCGCCAATATTCCCAACAGTTACTTCGAAGCGGCCAAAACGCTGGGAGCCGGTGAAAAATTCCTTATTTTTAAAGTAGGGATCCCGGGGGCCATGCCTTCCATCATCACCGGGGTTTATATGGCCACGGCCTTGGCGTTTACCACGCTGGTCGTTTCCGAAATGATTGGGGCTAAGGCCGGTCTGGGCTGGTATATCAACTGGGCCAAAGGCTGGTCCAATTATGCCAAAGTATACGCTTCCATCATCATTATGGCTGTTGTTTTCTCTTTGTTGATGGCTCTGTTCTTTAAAATAAGGGACCGGCTTTTAATCTGGCAGAAGGGGTTGTTGAAATGAACGATGCAACCAGGGGCTACATTATGATCAAGAATGTGGACAGAGTTTACGTGGATGCCCACGGGAATGAAATTGAGGCTTTGAAAGATGTCAATTTGGATATCCGCCCCGGACAATTTATCTCCTTTATCGGTCCTTCCGGGTGTGGCAAAACAACCTTGCTGCGGCTGATTGCCGGGCTGGATGAGCCCCAAAACGGCCAAATTTATTTGGACGGCGAGTTGGTGAAAGGGACCCATTATGAACGGGGTCTGGTCTTTCAGCAAGCCAACCTGTTTCCGTGGATGACGATTGAAGAAAATATTGCCTGCGGACCGAAAGCCCGGGGAATTTATAGGTATTCAACAGAGGAGATCAGGGAATTTATCGAGCTTGTAGGTTTAAAAGGATTTGAAGAATCTTATCCCCATCAGGTTTCAGGCGGAATGGCGCAAAGAGCTTCCCTGGCCAGGGCTTTGATTAATCACCCGAGAGTATTGCTGCTTGATGAACCGTTGGGTGCTTTGGATGCTTTTACCAGGATGAATCTTCAGGATGAATTATTAAGATTGTGGCTCGAAAGAAACACCACGATGATTCTGGTGACCCATGATGTTGATGAAGCGGTGTACTTGAGTGATCAGATCGTGGTTATGACGCCCAGGCCCGGAAAAATTGTTCAAATTGTGAATGTGGAGATTGGCAGACCAAGAGATCGCAGCGATGCCGACTTTATTCAGATCCGGTCCAAGATTCTTAAAATTCTCCAATTTGCAGGCGAGAAAAAGTCACCGGAATACTATTTATAAAGATTTTTGTGTAGAGTAGAGGAGGGATTTGATGAGTGACATTAATTTAAAAGCAGCGGAAGTCACGATCCGGGAAATACGCCTTGGCTCGATTACCGGTTTTGAAGGAACAGCGGCACAACTGGTTCAGTGTGCCCAAGCCGGAAACTTAAGAGACAACTCGCGCTCTTTCAGCCAATGCATGGGCTGCAGTTCAGGGAATGCGTTTTGCCAGCTGGCTATGATTCAGGATGCGGCCGTCATCAATCATGCCCCTGTGGGTTGTGCCGGGGATTTCTTCGGCTTTAATTTCACATACCGGGTGGAACAAATGAAACGCAACCTGCCGCCGGTGATCGGCCGCTATTTCAATACCAATATTGAAGAGAAGGATACGATTTACGGTGCGGCTGAAAAATTGGAACAGACTATCCGGGCTGTCTACCAACGGGTGAAACCCAACGCTATTTTCGTCACGACTTCCTGTGCTTCCGGCATTATCGGGGATGATGTGGAGAGTGTGACTGATCTATTAACGGAAGAACTGGGGATTCCGGTGGTGGCCTGTTTCTGTGAGGGGTTTAAGTCTAAAATCTGGACGACCGGATTTGATTCGGCCTATCATTCCATTGTCCGGAGGATTGTAAAGCCGCCCCGGAAAAAGACAAACAAAGTCAATATTATTAACTTCTGGGGAAGCGATATTTTTGACGGGTTGCTGAAGCAATTAGGCTATGAGGCTAATTATATCGTCCCGTTTTCTACCATTGCCCAGTTGGAACGAATTTCCGAGGCGGCGGCCACCATTCAAGTCTGCCCGACGCTGGGAAGTTATCTCGGAGCAGCGCTGGAACAGGTCTACGGTGTTCCGGAAATCAAAGCTCCGCCGGCTTACGGGATAGCAGCGACCGATGCCTGGCTGAGAGAATTGGGCAAAGTCCTGGACAAGGAAAGCGAAGCAGAAGAAATTATCCGTACGGAAAAAGCCGGAATCCTGCCCAAACTGGAAGAGTACCGGAGCAAACTGAAAGGCAAGACTTGCTATGTGACGGCCGGAGCCGCCCACGGCCATGCCTTGATTGCACTGCTGAGGGAACTGGGTTTGGAGGTACAGGGGGCTGCTATCTTCCACCATGACCCCCTCTATGACAACGGCGATCCCCAGTCGGATATGCTGGCCCATGCCGTGCGGACTTACGGGGATATTCCCAACTATAACGTCTGCAATAAACAGGCCTATGAACTGGTCAATATCTTGAACAGGGTCCGGCCGGATATTATGATTGCCCGCCACGGGGGCATGACGCTTTGGGGAGCTAAGCTGGGCATTCCTACGCTGCTAATTGGGGATGAGCATTTCGGGTTTGGCTACCAGGGAATTTTGAAATATGCGGAAAGGATTTTGGAAACTATGGACAACAAAGAATTTGTGACAAACCTGGCTAAACACAGCACCATGCCTTATACCAAATGGTGGCTCGAACAGAACCCCTATGCTTTTTTGGGAGGAAATGCCCATGTCCAACTTTATTGAACAGCCCAGGTACTCCTGCGCCTTAGGGGCCCAACAAACGGTTATCGCGATAAAAAGGGCGGTCCCGGTGGTGCATTCCGGGCCTGGCTGCAGCGTCAAAATCTGCAGTCTGATTGGCCAGGGGGAAGGGTATGCGGGGGGCAGCACCATTCCCTGCACCAATTGCAGCGAGAGCGAAATTGTTTTCGGCGGGGTGGATAAACTGCGTGGGGTAATTGACGGCGCTTTCAAGGTCATCGATGCCGATTTATATGTGGTGCTCACCGGCTGCACGTCCGATATTGTCGGGGATGACATCGGTCAGCTCACCCGGGAATATCAGGAACAGGGGAAAGCAATTGTTTATGCCGAGACCGGAGGGTTTAAAAGCAATAACTATGTCAGCCATGATGTCGTCGTGAAGGCAATCATCGACCAGTATGTGGATAAATTTGCCCAACGGAAAGAAGAGAAAATAGCGGGACTTGTCAATGTTTTTGCGACCATTCCTTATCAGGACCATTATTGGAACGGCAATCTCTACGAAATAAAAAGAATTTTGGAAGGCATCGGGCTTAAAGTCAATATTTTATTCGGGAACGAGTCGCAAGGTGTCCAGGAATGGCTGACCATTCCCCGGGCCGAGTTTAATATTTTGATTTCCGCCTGGCCGGGACTGGAAATCGTTCAGCATCTTCAGGAAAAGTACGGAACTCCGTTCTTTCATTTCCCTTATCTGCCGATCGGCGGCGTGGAGACATCCAGGTTTCTTAGGGAGATAGCGGCTTTTGGCAGGCTAGACCCGGCCAAAGTGGAATCCTTTATAGCAGCTGAAGAAGAAAAGTTCTATTCCTATCTGGAACGAACTGCTGATTTCATGTTGGAATTCCGTTACGGTTTGCCCAGGTCTTTCTATACTATTCTTGATGCAACTTATGCCATCGGGTTTGCTAAATACCTGTTAAATGAGCTTGGCATCCTGCCGGCAAAACAGTATATTGTCGATGATACCCCGGAAAAATACCGGGATAATATCCGGGAACAGTTCCGGCATATATCCGAGCTGCGCTCCGCAGACGTAACATTTGCAATCGACGGTGGTCAAATCCAGGAAGAAATCCGACGGGACGCACCGAAAAACCGGTCACTTATCCTCGGCAGCGGATGGGAAAGAGACCTGGCCAATGATATCAAGGGCGATTTGCTGCCGGTCAGTGTTCCGGTGACTTACCGCCTCATTCTAAACTGCGGTTATGCCGGCTACAACGGCGGTTTAAGAGTAATAGAAGATATCTATGACCGGGTGCTCCACACCTACCGGTAATGGCGGAAGAAAATTTGCGGAGCGGAAGTCGGGATGGGTATTAGCTTCCTGATAAAATCAGACAGAATCAGATAGAAAAGTAAAGGAGGAAAAAATATGCCGCACCGGATTGCCCTGGCCAGCTCAAACGGAAAAGTGATTGATCAGCATTTTGCTCAGGCGCGCAATTTTCAGATCGTCGATCTTTTTGAAGACCGCTATCTCCTGGTGGAAACAAGAAACATTCAGCCTGTTCCCGGCGGGAAAGGGCACAGTACCGGTGTTTGGGAAAACATCGCCGGGCTTTTGGCTGATTGTGAAGGGGTTTTTGTCAGCCGGATCGGCTATGGGGCAGCTGCCTATCTAAATTCTATTGGCTTAAGGGTCTTTGAAGCCCCATATCCGCTGGAAAGTGTCCTGAAAAAGCTGCTTGCGGGTAAAATTCTGGAAACGGAGAAAGAGTCAAATGAATAAAGAGTCAATGGAAGAAGGATTAAAAGTAAAACAAGATAAAAAAAGCAGTTAATCATAAGGAGCGTTTAACGTATGACAATCAAAAAAGAGCAAAAACCACAAAGGCCACAGAAGGAGCGCATCGAAACCCGCTTGATCCACGGAGGGATTGATGGGGATCCCAGGACAGGGGCTGTCAGCGTTCCCATTTACCAGACCTCAACGTACAGGCAAAAAGCTTTTGGGCAGTCCCCGGAATATGAATACTCGCGCACCGGCAATCCGACCAGGGAAGCCTTGGAGAAGCTTATTGCCGAACTGGAAGGGGGGACGCACGGGTTTGCCTTTGCTTCAGGTATGGCAGCGCTCACCGCTGTTCTGCTGTTGTTTCAAAGTGGAGAAAAAATTGTCATCTCCAACAATGTCTATGGCGGAACCTTTCGCATTTTAGATAAAGTGTTGAAACAATTCGGGCTGAGCTACGAGATAGTCGATACGACGGACCTAGATCTTTTGGAAAAAGCTTTTGCTGATAAGGCGGCGGCCGTTTTGCTGGAGAGTCCGGCCAATCCCCTTTTAACCGTCACCGATATTGCCGGAGTGGCGGCCCTAGCCAAAGCGCGGGGAGTGCTGACCATCGTGGACAATACCTTTATGACCCCTTATTTGCAAAGACCTTTGGGGTTGGGAGCGGACATAGTGGTCCATAGCGCCACCAAATATCTGGGTGGGCACAGCGATCTGGTGGCAGGTTTAGCGGTGGTGAACAGTGCGGAACTCGCGGAAAGACTTCACTTTATCCAGAACGCCACGGGCGGCATCCTGGAACCATTCGATTCCTGGCTGTTGATCCGGGGAATCAAAACATTGGGGGTCAGAATGGATCGGCATTTGGAAAATGCCCGGTATCTCGCAGAATTTCTCCGTGGTCAGCCGGGAATTAAAAAAGTATTCTATCCAGGATTTCCGGACAGCAGCGGGTATGCTATTCAGCAGAAACAGGCGTCAGGTCCGGGTGCAATCATCTCTTTTCTTCTTTCCGAGGAATATGAACTTTCCAGATTTTTTGAAAACCTGGATTTGATCATTTTTGGAGAAAGCTTGGGAGGGGTGGAGTCCCTAATCTGCCACCCTGCTAGTATGACCCATGCAGCGATTCCGGCCGAAATACGCCGGCAGGTTGGAATCGAAGACAATCTGGTCCGGTTATCGGTAGGGCTGGAGAACAAAGAGGACCTCACCGATGATTTGACCAAAGCATTAACAGCAGCGAGAAAAAATAGGCGCTAAAAGCTTGCGCCAGTTAAGTTTTCTATAAAGGGTGAAGGAAATGGTATCAGCAAAAAAAACGATTGATCTGATCGGCAATACCCCTTTAGTGGAAGTGACGTGCTTTGATGTCGGTGTTTGCCGCTTGTTTCTCAAGCTGGAATCCCAGAACCCCGGGGGCTCGATTAAGGATCGCATCGGTCTGGCCATGGTTGAGCAGGCTGAAAAAGATGGCAAGATTCAGCCCGGAGATACGTTAATCGAAGCCACAGCAGGCAATACCGGACTGGGACTGGCCCTGGCGGCGATTACCAAAGGTTATAAGCTTATTCTAGTAATTCCGGACAAAATGAGCATTGAAAAAATTAATCATTTAAAAGCGATGGGGGTAGAAATTGTTATCACCCGGTCCGATGTAGAAAAAGGGCATCCGGAATATTATCAGGACTATGCCCGGCGGTTGTCCCAGAAAATCCCGCATTCCTTCTATGTCAACCAATTTGACAATCCGGCAAATCCGCTGGCCCATGAAAGGACAACGGCTCCGGAAATCTGGGGACAAACAGGACATGAGGTGGATGCGATTGTTGTCGGGGTCGGTTCGGCCGGGACATTGAAAGGACTAACCAATTATTTTCAAAAAGTGAAACCGGACTTGGAAATAATTCTGGCTGATCCCCGGGGTTCGGTACTGGCTGACTATGTGAACCAGGATCAGATTCCTCGAGCTGGCAGTTGGTTGGTGGAAGGAATTGGCGAAGATTTTGTACCTCCGCAATTTGATTGCTCTTTGATCAAAAGAGCCTACACAGTCAGTGATTTAGAAAGCTTCGAGGCGGTTAGAACCTTATTGCGGCGGGAAGGGATCCTGGCCGGTTCTTCCACCGGAACGATGTTGAGCGCAGCGGTTCAATATGCCAAGGAGCAAAATGAACCGAAAAACATTGTGACCTTTGTTTGTGACAGCGGCAATAAATATCTTACCAAAATGTTTAATGATTTTTGGATGATCGATCAGGGTTTTATTCCCAAAAAAGATCAGGGGAACCTTGAGGCTTTGGTAACAAGGAAATATTCCGAAAGAAGCGTTATCAGTGTAAACCCCGAAGATACGCTGTTGAATGCCCACTCCAAAATGCGGCTCTATGATATTTCCCAAATACCCGTACTTCAGGACAATAAAGTTGTTGGTATTATTGATGAATGGGATATTTTAACCGCCGTGGAAAACGATGAACAGAATTTCAAAAAAACCATCGGGAATTATATGGCTAAAAATGTGGTGTCCGTATCTCTTGATGACGACTTAGGCAAAGTTGCGGAAATCTTAAAAAAAGATACTTGGTTATTGTGAAAAAGGAAGAGCAATTTTACGGCCTGATTACCAAAATGGATTACCTCAATTATTTGCACCGCAAGCTGAAATAAAAATAGAGGAAAGAAGGAGATAATTATTTCAGAACTAAAAAATTTAAAAAGTACCAAACAGAACAAAATTTTTAAGGGGCTGGGGGTTGCTGCTTTTGTTATTTTTTTATTCATATTTTTCTTACCGAGCATTGTTCCCGTTTGCCAGATGCAGATTCAAACCGCTTCCGGAGAGTCTGTGCCTATGCGCTGCTTTTATGCCTTTCTGGCTGTCAAGGCGATTGCTCTGTTGGGGGCGGCTGAATCGGTAATCCTGTTTTTGGTCCGGGAAAAACAGGCCAGAATTTTCGGTGGAGCTGCAATCATATTGTCCGCACTGGTCATACTTGCTATCCCCCAGTCCTGGGTGATCGGTATTTGCGGCCCTGCGGATTTCCCTTGCCATGGAACGTATTTCTGGACCGTGATTGCCGGTATTGTTCTCATTGTTTTAGGGGCTTTTACTCTTTGGTTTAGTTCCAGAAAGTTAAAACGTGGAGTTTCTGATGATCAGGCTGATAGTTAGATCCTTGCTTCACCGCAAAGCCCAAAGTCTGGCAACGATTTTAGCAGTATCCGTGGGTATCGCCCTGCTGCTTTTTGTAGCAGTTTTGAGGCA
This genomic window from Bacillota bacterium LX-D contains:
- a CDS encoding nitrogenase component 1, whose translation is MSDINLKAAEVTIREIRLGSITGFEGTAAQLVQCAQAGNLRDNSRSFSQCMGCSSGNAFCQLAMIQDAAVINHAPVGCAGDFFGFNFTYRVEQMKRNLPPVIGRYFNTNIEEKDTIYGAAEKLEQTIRAVYQRVKPNAIFVTTSCASGIIGDDVESVTDLLTEELGIPVVACFCEGFKSKIWTTGFDSAYHSIVRRIVKPPRKKTNKVNIINFWGSDIFDGLLKQLGYEANYIVPFSTIAQLERISEAAATIQVCPTLGSYLGAALEQVYGVPEIKAPPAYGIAATDAWLRELGKVLDKESEAEEIIRTEKAGILPKLEEYRSKLKGKTCYVTAGAAHGHALIALLRELGLEVQGAAIFHHDPLYDNGDPQSDMLAHAVRTYGDIPNYNVCNKQAYELVNILNRVRPDIMIARHGGMTLWGAKLGIPTLLIGDEHFGFGYQGILKYAERILETMDNKEFVTNLAKHSTMPYTKWWLEQNPYAFLGGNAHVQLY
- a CDS encoding PLP-dependent aspartate aminotransferase family protein encodes the protein MTIKKEQKPQRPQKERIETRLIHGGIDGDPRTGAVSVPIYQTSTYRQKAFGQSPEYEYSRTGNPTREALEKLIAELEGGTHGFAFASGMAALTAVLLLFQSGEKIVISNNVYGGTFRILDKVLKQFGLSYEIVDTTDLDLLEKAFADKAAAVLLESPANPLLTVTDIAGVAALAKARGVLTIVDNTFMTPYLQRPLGLGADIVVHSATKYLGGHSDLVAGLAVVNSAELAERLHFIQNATGGILEPFDSWLLIRGIKTLGVRMDRHLENARYLAEFLRGQPGIKKVFYPGFPDSSGYAIQQKQASGPGAIISFLLSEEYELSRFFENLDLIIFGESLGGVESLICHPASMTHAAIPAEIRRQVGIEDNLVRLSVGLENKEDLTDDLTKALTAARKNRR
- a CDS encoding ABC transporter ATP-binding protein; protein product: MIKNVDRVYVDAHGNEIEALKDVNLDIRPGQFISFIGPSGCGKTTLLRLIAGLDEPQNGQIYLDGELVKGTHYERGLVFQQANLFPWMTIEENIACGPKARGIYRYSTEEIREFIELVGLKGFEESYPHQVSGGMAQRASLARALINHPRVLLLDEPLGALDAFTRMNLQDELLRLWLERNTTMILVTHDVDEAVYLSDQIVVMTPRPGKIVQIVNVEIGRPRDRSDADFIQIRSKILKILQFAGEKKSPEYYL
- a CDS encoding ABC transporter substrate-binding protein; its protein translation is MKRFHQALAVSLVLVLIFALAGCSRGAKPADNSNAQSTDTAKQYKYGKLKIQALGGAVCGAPAYVAYEKGFFAEEGFDVELVSGTMETNKTGLATGEFTVTNGDFVWFTSIQQGLDLRVIGGLHKGCIRLVVPPGSSIKTAADLKGKTIGVDEIGGVPMAVASVVAANAGLDPQKDVKWLAYPLDQLEESIKKGEVDAFAAWDPFGKLAEVNSNYTVLSSISEDPIFKGRSCCFLYASGKEVDANPEKVRAIARAYQKATEWIAAHPEETAKLEIEKKYVAADNAELVTQLIKDYDFKYTTAQAKDDVNYFVKQFSKTGFLKKDTDPVAFTQKVYYDVFGSSK
- a CDS encoding nitrogenase component 1, which codes for MSNFIEQPRYSCALGAQQTVIAIKRAVPVVHSGPGCSVKICSLIGQGEGYAGGSTIPCTNCSESEIVFGGVDKLRGVIDGAFKVIDADLYVVLTGCTSDIVGDDIGQLTREYQEQGKAIVYAETGGFKSNNYVSHDVVVKAIIDQYVDKFAQRKEEKIAGLVNVFATIPYQDHYWNGNLYEIKRILEGIGLKVNILFGNESQGVQEWLTIPRAEFNILISAWPGLEIVQHLQEKYGTPFFHFPYLPIGGVETSRFLREIAAFGRLDPAKVESFIAAEEEKFYSYLERTADFMLEFRYGLPRSFYTILDATYAIGFAKYLLNELGILPAKQYIVDDTPEKYRDNIREQFRHISELRSADVTFAIDGGQIQEEIRRDAPKNRSLILGSGWERDLANDIKGDLLPVSVPVTYRLILNCGYAGYNGGLRVIEDIYDRVLHTYR
- a CDS encoding DUF4418 family protein is translated as MFFLPSIVPVCQMQIQTASGESVPMRCFYAFLAVKAIALLGAAESVILFLVREKQARIFGGAAIILSALVILAIPQSWVIGICGPADFPCHGTYFWTVIAGIVLIVLGAFTLWFSSRKLKRGVSDDQADS
- a CDS encoding ABC transporter permease, with amino-acid sequence MSKLQDQKSIRFPQGTVREYSWNILQIVLFAGALLVNLVIPSKHMVDLFPYRVVLGIFLLIFLVQIIVSFSNNNVKRKIQYSAQFYCALGVAFILWDLLTEKFNLLPLPFFPSLAQIIQVMVEDAATLLLSTGYSIRLLVIGFVIGLLLGLITGVLMGWYKKWHYWLFPGIKIIGVIPATAWIPIVMIIFPSSFYASIALIVISVWFPVAFMTSTGIANIPNSYFEAAKTLGAGEKFLIFKVGIPGAMPSIITGVYMATALAFTTLVVSEMIGAKAGLGWYINWAKGWSNYAKVYASIIIMAVVFSLLMALFFKIRDRLLIWQKGLLK
- a CDS encoding O-acetylhomoserine aminocarboxypropyltransferase/cysteine synthase family protein, which gives rise to MAENNYGFDTLKIRAGYDSKEHNYAVAVPIYQTVSYDLGNTERAERLLGLDELGYVYTRIGNPTVSVLEQRVAALDRGKGAVALASGMAAVSYTLLNLAEGGGRILTTPRLYGGTFDELKNLFPKYGVNIDFVEDSEDPEAYRKAIRPDTKAILIESISNPNATLLDIEAIAQIAHEHDIPLVVDNTFATPYLLNPFQYGADIIIYSATKALGGHGTTLAGLIVESGKFNWDNGKFPQFQEPGYTLRERKSGRERTILEVFPDNPFTNRIRLLYLAYFGAALSPFDAFLILQGLETLSERVAKQVANTEKIIKYLENHDRVSWVSHPSAQNSKYKELAARYFPKGAGSVFTFGFKGSQEESEKFINSVKLWNYHANVGDARSLIINSPKTTHGELNPQEQVLAGILPETIRLSVGLEDAADLIADLDQAFSKVFE
- a CDS encoding NifB/NifX family molybdenum-iron cluster-binding protein, translated to MPHRIALASSNGKVIDQHFAQARNFQIVDLFEDRYLLVETRNIQPVPGGKGHSTGVWENIAGLLADCEGVFVSRIGYGAAAYLNSIGLRVFEAPYPLESVLKKLLAGKILETEKESNE
- a CDS encoding pyridoxal-phosphate dependent enzyme, translating into MVSAKKTIDLIGNTPLVEVTCFDVGVCRLFLKLESQNPGGSIKDRIGLAMVEQAEKDGKIQPGDTLIEATAGNTGLGLALAAITKGYKLILVIPDKMSIEKINHLKAMGVEIVITRSDVEKGHPEYYQDYARRLSQKIPHSFYVNQFDNPANPLAHERTTAPEIWGQTGHEVDAIVVGVGSAGTLKGLTNYFQKVKPDLEIILADPRGSVLADYVNQDQIPRAGSWLVEGIGEDFVPPQFDCSLIKRAYTVSDLESFEAVRTLLRREGILAGSSTGTMLSAAVQYAKEQNEPKNIVTFVCDSGNKYLTKMFNDFWMIDQGFIPKKDQGNLEALVTRKYSERSVISVNPEDTLLNAHSKMRLYDISQIPVLQDNKVVGIIDEWDILTAVENDEQNFKKTIGNYMAKNVVSVSLDDDLGKVAEILKKDTWLL